A genomic segment from Actinoplanes sichuanensis encodes:
- a CDS encoding glycosyltransferase family A protein: protein MRRQHTTPDAYGTDLLERYWRNLTAVAPTGPATAALHTRSAGARTLLAWAAARRPADELIAAAREGRLFQDADAWALGELARVVTLQNLQPGDRADGLALFDSLLRTFGPAGVAPVHQGLHAQIAFATGDPVRVAKLLADYPSVPEPIRAALAVDMATKDEWPARFAELFPAPGLTLVPADVTGFDRIRSTPAPRHGSPHRITTIVTTYQPGPGLVTAVRSLVAQSWTNHEILVVDDGSGPGYESALDQAAALDPRVRVVRIPTNGGTYRARNAGLDIAGGDFVTFQDSDDWSHPLRLERQAAPLIADPAIVATTSVAIRVTEDLVVTRPGFSEFRSYNLSSLMIRRETALDRLGYLDPVRKGADAEYVERARAVFGRPAVRHLGGEPLALIRLTAGSLSGSDIGPGWMHPARHAYLSAFQSWHTRVTAGDDPAVRPRTPRDRPFAAPRGLAGDAGLRRASYDVILAGDWNVHGDTAWPVAERLRALTGTGRAVAVLHLNTLGNVAGNPARLDPTLQHMINTGVIDQVVLTDDVHARLVLVHDPELVGFAPAVTSGIRAARVVIAADPTWTRAAAHCAAESRRLFGVEPHWAPADAVARADLAGGPFGARLTTADLPGTVNPRRWRLHRAGPRADRPVIGRICAGGPAEWQRLRATTSPALDVRVLDRNEPAAAVPHGWLVYRPSDLDTRGFLHQLDFYLHLPVDDRLPATCPEILIAMAAGCIPILPHRHETAFGPAAVYAEPDEVATVVTALHRDPEALRAQSERGLTFIHENHPHTRYAEAVDDFLTPPPPTGEAITGEIIAASGQVLPPLPAADY from the coding sequence ATGCGCAGGCAGCACACCACACCGGACGCGTACGGGACGGACCTGCTGGAACGCTATTGGCGGAACCTCACCGCGGTCGCGCCCACCGGTCCCGCCACGGCCGCCCTGCACACCCGGTCGGCCGGGGCCCGGACCCTGCTGGCCTGGGCGGCGGCCCGCCGACCGGCCGACGAACTGATCGCCGCCGCCCGCGAGGGCCGGCTGTTCCAGGACGCCGACGCGTGGGCGCTCGGTGAGCTCGCGCGCGTCGTCACCCTGCAGAACCTGCAGCCCGGCGACCGCGCTGACGGGCTGGCCCTGTTCGACTCGCTGCTGCGCACCTTCGGCCCGGCCGGGGTCGCGCCCGTGCACCAGGGGCTGCACGCGCAGATCGCGTTCGCCACCGGCGACCCGGTCCGGGTGGCGAAACTGCTCGCCGACTACCCGTCGGTGCCGGAACCGATCCGGGCCGCCCTGGCCGTGGACATGGCCACCAAGGACGAGTGGCCGGCCCGGTTCGCCGAACTGTTCCCCGCCCCCGGCCTCACCCTGGTGCCCGCCGACGTGACCGGGTTCGACCGGATCCGGTCCACCCCGGCGCCCCGGCACGGCTCGCCGCACCGGATCACCACGATCGTCACCACCTACCAGCCCGGCCCGGGACTCGTCACCGCGGTCCGCTCACTCGTCGCGCAGAGCTGGACCAACCACGAGATCCTGGTCGTCGACGACGGCTCCGGCCCCGGCTACGAATCCGCCCTGGACCAGGCGGCCGCCCTCGACCCACGGGTACGGGTCGTCCGGATCCCGACCAACGGTGGCACCTACCGGGCCCGCAACGCCGGACTCGACATCGCCGGCGGCGACTTCGTCACGTTCCAGGACTCCGACGACTGGTCGCATCCGCTGCGGCTGGAACGGCAGGCCGCCCCGCTGATCGCCGACCCCGCGATCGTCGCCACCACGTCGGTGGCCATCCGGGTCACCGAGGACCTGGTGGTCACCCGGCCCGGCTTCAGCGAGTTCCGCTCGTACAACCTGTCATCGCTGATGATCCGTCGGGAGACCGCCCTCGACCGGCTCGGCTACCTGGACCCGGTCCGCAAGGGCGCCGACGCCGAATACGTGGAACGGGCCCGGGCGGTCTTCGGACGGCCCGCGGTCCGGCATCTCGGCGGCGAGCCGCTCGCCCTGATCCGGCTCACCGCCGGATCACTGTCCGGCTCGGACATCGGGCCCGGCTGGATGCATCCGGCGCGACACGCGTACCTCTCGGCGTTTCAGTCCTGGCACACCCGGGTCACCGCAGGCGACGATCCGGCGGTACGGCCACGCACGCCCCGAGATCGGCCGTTCGCCGCACCCCGCGGCCTGGCCGGAGACGCCGGACTGCGCCGGGCCTCGTACGACGTGATCCTCGCCGGTGACTGGAACGTCCACGGCGACACCGCCTGGCCGGTCGCCGAACGCCTCCGCGCGCTCACCGGAACCGGCCGGGCCGTGGCCGTCCTGCACCTGAACACGCTCGGCAACGTCGCCGGCAACCCCGCCCGCCTCGATCCCACCCTCCAGCACATGATCAACACGGGGGTGATCGATCAGGTGGTCCTCACCGACGACGTACACGCCCGGCTGGTCCTGGTACACGACCCGGAACTGGTGGGCTTCGCACCCGCCGTCACCTCGGGCATCCGCGCCGCCCGGGTCGTCATCGCCGCCGACCCGACCTGGACGCGGGCCGCCGCACACTGCGCCGCCGAGTCCCGCCGCCTGTTCGGTGTCGAACCGCACTGGGCGCCCGCCGACGCCGTGGCCCGCGCCGACCTCGCCGGCGGCCCGTTCGGCGCCCGGCTCACCACCGCCGACCTGCCCGGCACCGTCAACCCGCGGCGCTGGCGGCTGCATCGCGCCGGACCACGCGCCGACCGTCCGGTGATCGGCCGCATCTGCGCCGGCGGCCCGGCCGAGTGGCAGCGGCTGCGGGCCACCACGTCGCCGGCCCTGGACGTCCGCGTCCTCGACCGCAACGAACCCGCGGCGGCAGTTCCGCACGGCTGGCTCGTCTACCGGCCGTCCGACCTGGACACCCGCGGTTTCCTGCACCAACTCGACTTCTACCTGCACCTGCCGGTCGACGACCGGCTCCCGGCCACCTGCCCCGAAATCCTGATCGCGATGGCGGCCGGCTGCATCCCGATCCTCCCGCACCGACACGAGACGGCGTTCGGCCCGGCCGCCGTCTACGCCGAACCGGACGAGGTCGCCACCGTCGTCACCGCCCTGCACCGCGACCCGGAGGCGCTACGCGCGCAGAGCGAACGCGGCCTGACCTTCATCCACGAGAACCACCCACACACCCGCTACGCGGAAGCCGTCGACGACTTCCTCACCCCACCGCCACCGACCGGCGAGGCCATCACCGGCGAGATCATCGCCGCCTCCGGCCAGGTGCTGCCCCCACTCCCCGCGGCCGACTACTGA
- a CDS encoding glycosyltransferase, translated as MTATVHDVAILSDFRYPGGTSASIAAEVRAQARAGLTTVLVHVRSPHLKRDRPFHPLITALIRDGSAYLAAEGEEVAAKLLVVRQPRIFTEEPAARPAVRAGRAVMVLNQAPGDAGDPGRYYDFAVIRQRVENLFGAGIEWAPISPQVRAEVLRAEPGATLTAIDWHEIIDGAEWWRERPARSGPPVIGRHGRPDPVKWPRTREELLQAYPDVPDVRVRVLGGGELAVERLGRTPANWEVIEFGTVEPAEFLHGLDFFVYFHDPDLIEAFGRTIMEAMAAGVPVIVGEHFRPIFADAALYTTPAGVLPLVRELHADRDRYRAVSLHGREFIETRYGYPSHLARLAARGIRPDAPPPPALRAPRPVPPKGVLLVSDNGVGLGHLSRLMAIGRRLPEGTPTVLATQSHGAMVAHREGFLTEYIPSRSVLGLPRNSWTELLRSRLEHLIDLHRPAVVAVDSVPHDGIVAATRSRPGVTWVWVRRPMWRRDTGAEWIERRSAFQHVLEPGEFAAAADEGPTVDDRDGVFPVRPITYLDAAELVTAEEARAALDLVPGRPAALLQLGAGNINDISSPAARIARHLRGAGFQVVLAESAIATEPMPPVAGAHVVRVYPISRYLRGFDLVVSASGYNSFHELIAFGIPAVFVPNRETALDDQTSRARFAAAAGAALIVEDPDGDDLDRVLSRAVRADVRDALRRRCAEVAPGNGATDAADWLTALT; from the coding sequence ATGACGGCGACCGTTCACGACGTGGCGATCCTCTCGGACTTCCGCTATCCGGGTGGCACGTCGGCCAGCATCGCCGCGGAGGTTCGGGCCCAGGCCCGGGCCGGCCTGACCACGGTGCTGGTGCATGTGCGCTCGCCGCATCTGAAGCGGGACCGCCCGTTCCATCCACTGATCACCGCCCTGATCCGGGACGGTTCGGCGTACCTGGCCGCGGAGGGCGAGGAGGTCGCCGCGAAGCTGCTGGTGGTCCGGCAGCCGCGGATCTTCACCGAGGAGCCGGCGGCTCGGCCCGCGGTCCGGGCCGGACGGGCGGTGATGGTCCTGAATCAGGCGCCGGGCGACGCCGGGGACCCGGGCCGCTACTACGACTTCGCGGTGATCCGACAGCGGGTGGAGAATCTGTTCGGGGCCGGGATCGAGTGGGCGCCGATCAGCCCGCAGGTACGCGCCGAGGTGCTCCGCGCCGAACCGGGTGCAACCCTGACCGCGATCGACTGGCACGAGATCATCGACGGCGCGGAGTGGTGGCGGGAGCGCCCGGCCCGGAGCGGGCCGCCGGTGATCGGACGGCACGGCCGGCCCGACCCGGTGAAGTGGCCGCGGACCCGGGAGGAGCTGCTCCAGGCGTACCCGGATGTCCCGGACGTGCGGGTGCGGGTGCTCGGCGGCGGTGAACTGGCCGTCGAGCGGCTCGGTCGGACGCCGGCGAACTGGGAGGTCATCGAATTCGGCACGGTCGAGCCGGCCGAATTCCTGCACGGGCTGGACTTCTTCGTCTACTTCCACGACCCGGACCTGATCGAGGCGTTCGGCCGGACGATCATGGAGGCGATGGCGGCCGGTGTGCCGGTGATCGTCGGCGAGCACTTCCGGCCGATCTTCGCCGATGCGGCGCTCTACACCACCCCGGCCGGCGTGTTACCGCTGGTCCGCGAGCTGCACGCGGACCGGGACAGGTACCGCGCGGTGTCCCTGCACGGACGGGAGTTCATCGAGACCAGGTACGGCTACCCGTCCCACCTGGCCCGGTTGGCCGCCCGTGGGATCCGCCCGGACGCCCCGCCACCGCCGGCCCTGCGTGCGCCGCGACCCGTACCGCCGAAGGGTGTGTTGCTGGTCAGTGACAACGGCGTCGGCCTGGGGCACCTGTCCCGGCTGATGGCGATCGGCCGACGACTGCCCGAGGGCACCCCCACCGTGCTGGCCACCCAGTCGCACGGCGCGATGGTCGCCCACCGGGAGGGTTTCCTCACCGAGTACATCCCGTCCCGCAGCGTGCTCGGCCTGCCCCGGAACTCGTGGACCGAGCTGCTGCGCAGCCGCCTGGAGCATCTGATCGACCTGCACCGCCCGGCCGTGGTGGCGGTGGACAGCGTTCCGCACGACGGCATCGTGGCGGCCACCCGGTCGCGGCCCGGGGTCACCTGGGTGTGGGTGCGCCGGCCGATGTGGCGGCGCGACACGGGGGCCGAGTGGATCGAGCGCCGGTCGGCGTTCCAGCATGTTCTGGAGCCGGGTGAGTTCGCCGCGGCGGCCGACGAGGGCCCGACCGTCGACGACCGGGACGGGGTGTTCCCGGTTCGGCCGATCACCTACCTGGATGCCGCCGAGCTGGTCACCGCCGAGGAGGCCCGCGCCGCCCTGGATCTCGTGCCGGGCCGCCCGGCCGCCCTGCTGCAACTCGGTGCCGGGAACATCAACGACATCTCGTCACCGGCCGCCCGGATCGCCCGTCACCTACGCGGCGCCGGATTCCAGGTGGTGCTGGCCGAGTCGGCGATCGCCACCGAGCCGATGCCGCCGGTGGCCGGTGCGCACGTGGTCCGGGTCTACCCGATCAGTCGATACCTGCGCGGATTCGACCTGGTGGTGAGCGCGTCGGGTTACAACTCGTTCCATGAGCTGATCGCCTTCGGGATCCCGGCGGTGTTCGTGCCGAACCGGGAGACCGCCCTGGACGACCAGACCAGCCGGGCCCGGTTCGCCGCGGCCGCCGGTGCCGCACTGATCGTCGAGGACCCGGACGGTGACGACCTGGACCGGGTGCTGTCCCGGGCGGTACGGGCCGACGTCCGCGACGCGCTGCGCCGCCGCTGCGCCGAGGTGGCCCCCGGCAACGGCGCCACCGACGCGGCCGACTGGCTGACCGCTCTTACCTGA
- a CDS encoding CAP domain-containing protein: MAGNPMVTGRQPVGIRVGRRRAEENGEPGGAAGRRTPEGSLLRSMFRRLALAAIAPAAAVLFFASPAQAATPVTTMQADIAKLTNVQRKSHGCGAVTVDAKITKAARAHSAWMAKTGAFSHSGSGGSTFSTRLKAAGYKKPGGENIAWGYRSANEVVQGWMKSPGHRANILNCKFKTVGVGAAYSANGTTYFTQDFGF, translated from the coding sequence ATGGCCGGCAACCCGATGGTGACGGGGAGACAACCGGTCGGCATTCGAGTGGGCCGGAGGCGGGCCGAAGAGAACGGTGAGCCCGGCGGTGCAGCCGGGCGCCGTACTCCGGAAGGGTCTCTCTTGCGCTCGATGTTCCGCCGCCTCGCCCTGGCCGCCATCGCCCCCGCCGCCGCCGTGCTGTTCTTCGCGTCGCCGGCCCAGGCAGCGACGCCGGTGACGACGATGCAGGCCGACATCGCCAAGCTGACGAACGTACAGCGCAAGTCGCACGGCTGCGGCGCCGTCACGGTCGACGCCAAGATCACCAAGGCGGCCCGCGCCCACAGTGCCTGGATGGCGAAGACCGGCGCGTTCAGCCACTCGGGGTCGGGCGGCTCGACCTTCTCGACGCGGCTCAAGGCGGCCGGCTACAAGAAGCCGGGCGGCGAGAACATCGCGTGGGGCTACCGGTCGGCGAACGAGGTCGTCCAGGGCTGGATGAAGAGCCCGGGACACCGCGCCAACATCCTGAACTGCAAGTTCAAGACGGTCGGGGTGGGTGCCGCCTATTCGGCGAACGGCACCACCTACTTCACGCAGGATTTCGGCTTCTGA
- a CDS encoding glycosyltransferase family A protein, with the protein MAEAQPVALLDDHVALAGAGAEVSLPNTAMRNRSVAARRVLARAAGIGLDEVLEAARKGDTRRIRRPVDPAALAGLAQTIALQDELPGDRDDALALYALIRTARGARALPPAHQALHVQLVYAWQGPANARQLLGAYRRIPVAARESLEIDLANPFAGGATEMEAWLARFGALFPAPAPILSAAPEKAPFDRLTGSAGHPAETAGERVTVVVTAYRPGEGLLTAVRSIVAQSWPDLEIIVVDDASPPEHDAILAAAEDLDPRVRLIRMPANGGTYAARNAGLEAARGDFVTFQDSDDWSHPRRVELQVRPLLLDPAVVATTSEGISVTDRLVMTRPGIRRGRVNVSSLLFRREAVIRRIGWFDPVRKAADSEFLERIQTTFGTDAVRRVAKPLALIRLSEGSLSRSEIRAYWMHPARTAYMSAYRCWHATTRPLHRDRADRPFVVPAHLSGTAGARRFDVVVAADWRFLTGVQRSALAEIRALRSAGLSVAILHLESLRSVHRQRRSLSPGVQRLINSGRLEQVLETDDVTAGLVLVRQPEVLQFAPEDGCALRAGRVVIVADRAPARRDGSDRRYTGAAVSAAATRLFGAPPVWAPQDPAVRTMLTDLSSVDFDLPMVAEPVDVARPLPRGPAVVGVDLCDAGEWPGDLAAALDVLRRCTDADVRVRLPETPRRPPGLPAHWLVYEPSDLDPRTFTAQLDVYLHFPPEQTAELISRPALEAAATGCVVLVPQRLGAAFGEAAVPCTPDEAPSLVRRFRDDPARYAAQSMLARAAVERDHHPSAFTARIAALLPAASPAPQGPPAPVQRLP; encoded by the coding sequence ATGGCTGAGGCGCAGCCGGTCGCGTTGCTGGACGATCACGTCGCCCTCGCCGGCGCCGGGGCGGAGGTGTCGCTGCCCAACACGGCGATGCGCAACCGCTCGGTGGCCGCCCGCAGGGTGCTGGCCCGGGCCGCCGGGATCGGCTTGGACGAGGTGCTGGAGGCGGCCCGCAAGGGCGACACCCGCCGGATCCGGCGGCCGGTCGATCCGGCGGCGCTGGCCGGGCTGGCGCAGACCATCGCCCTGCAGGACGAGCTGCCCGGCGACCGGGACGACGCGCTCGCCCTGTACGCGCTGATCCGTACCGCCCGCGGTGCCCGCGCCCTGCCGCCGGCCCACCAGGCGTTGCACGTCCAGCTGGTGTACGCGTGGCAGGGGCCGGCCAACGCTCGGCAGCTGCTCGGGGCGTACCGGCGGATCCCGGTGGCGGCCCGCGAGTCGCTGGAGATCGATCTGGCCAACCCGTTCGCCGGCGGTGCCACCGAGATGGAGGCCTGGCTCGCCCGGTTCGGGGCGTTGTTCCCGGCACCGGCACCGATCCTGTCGGCCGCCCCGGAGAAGGCTCCGTTCGACCGGCTCACCGGTTCCGCCGGGCATCCCGCCGAGACCGCCGGGGAACGGGTCACGGTGGTCGTCACCGCGTACCGGCCGGGGGAGGGGCTGCTCACCGCGGTCCGCTCGATCGTCGCCCAGTCCTGGCCGGATCTGGAGATCATCGTCGTGGACGACGCGTCGCCGCCGGAGCACGACGCGATCCTGGCCGCCGCCGAGGACCTCGACCCGCGGGTCCGGCTGATCCGGATGCCCGCCAACGGCGGCACCTACGCGGCCCGCAACGCCGGGTTGGAGGCGGCCCGCGGCGACTTCGTCACCTTCCAGGACTCCGACGACTGGTCCCATCCGCGCCGCGTCGAACTGCAGGTCCGGCCGCTGCTCCTCGACCCGGCCGTGGTGGCCACCACCTCGGAGGGCATCAGCGTCACCGACCGGTTGGTGATGACCCGGCCCGGCATCCGGCGCGGCCGGGTCAACGTGTCGTCGCTGCTGTTCCGGCGGGAGGCGGTGATCAGACGGATCGGCTGGTTCGATCCGGTGCGCAAGGCGGCCGACTCCGAGTTCCTGGAGCGGATCCAGACCACCTTCGGCACCGATGCGGTACGCCGGGTCGCGAAACCACTGGCTCTGATCAGGCTTTCCGAGGGTTCACTGTCCCGGTCGGAGATCCGTGCCTACTGGATGCATCCGGCGCGGACGGCGTACATGTCGGCGTACCGCTGCTGGCACGCCACCACCCGGCCGCTGCACCGGGACCGGGCAGACCGCCCCTTCGTGGTGCCGGCCCACCTCAGCGGTACCGCGGGGGCGCGCCGGTTCGACGTGGTGGTCGCCGCCGACTGGCGGTTCCTCACCGGGGTCCAGCGGTCGGCACTCGCCGAGATCCGCGCGCTGCGGTCGGCCGGGCTCTCGGTGGCGATCCTGCACCTGGAGTCGCTGCGGTCGGTTCACCGGCAGCGGCGGTCGTTGAGCCCCGGAGTCCAGCGGCTGATCAACTCCGGTCGGCTGGAGCAGGTGCTGGAGACCGATGACGTCACCGCCGGTCTGGTGCTGGTCCGGCAGCCGGAGGTGCTGCAGTTCGCGCCCGAGGACGGGTGTGCGCTGCGGGCCGGGCGGGTGGTGATCGTCGCCGACCGGGCCCCGGCCCGGCGAGACGGCAGTGACCGGCGCTACACCGGCGCGGCGGTCTCGGCTGCCGCAACCCGCTTGTTCGGCGCGCCGCCGGTGTGGGCGCCGCAGGACCCTGCTGTCCGGACCATGCTCACCGACCTGAGTTCAGTCGACTTCGACCTTCCGATGGTCGCCGAACCGGTGGATGTCGCCCGCCCGCTGCCGCGCGGCCCGGCCGTCGTCGGGGTCGACCTGTGCGACGCCGGTGAATGGCCGGGTGATCTGGCCGCCGCCCTCGACGTACTCCGCCGCTGCACCGACGCCGACGTGCGGGTGCGTCTGCCGGAGACCCCGCGCCGGCCACCCGGCCTGCCGGCTCACTGGCTGGTCTACGAGCCGTCCGACCTGGACCCGCGGACCTTCACCGCCCAGCTCGACGTCTACCTGCACTTTCCGCCGGAACAGACCGCCGAGCTGATCTCCCGGCCGGCCCTGGAGGCGGCCGCGACAGGCTGCGTGGTCCTCGTCCCGCAGCGACTCGGAGCCGCGTTCGGGGAGGCCGCCGTGCCGTGTACACCCGACGAGGCGCCGTCCCTGGTCCGCCGGTTCCGTGACGATCCGGCCCGGTACGCGGCGCAGAGCATGCTGGCCCGGGCCGCGGTCGAACGTGACCACCACCCGTCGGCCTTCACCGCCCGGATCGCCGCGCTCCTCCCGGCGGCCTCGCCGGCCCCGCAAGGCCCGCCGGCACCTGTCCAGCGTCTGCCGTAA
- a CDS encoding acyltransferase family protein, protein MHRADIEGLRAVAVLLVVLAHAGVPGLAGGFIGVDVFFVISGFLITGLLRREYAKTGRVRLARFYARRAVRLLPLATLVIVVTLAGAWYLAPPVRFATWAGDALAAATYTMNVRLDTGGTDYFGDPSPSPFQHFWSLAVEEQFYLLWPLLVARGRFGPVLMAAVTVGSFAWSLHDTSYFGTAGRAWELGAGALLALVVTRRRPRLGWAGLAAIGAAAVLFDETTRFPGTAALLPVLGAVAVIAAGGNRLLCTGPMRWLGRMSYGWYLWHWPLLLVAPAGPTARIAVAVAALGLAVVSHHLLENPVRHHRVWTVRPGRGLLLGLGLSVTAATLAGFGILHPPEIPARGVAPDAGKAIAAAPDPAGALTRMLTAGVTATDLPRNLRPTFDGAARQRLAPQLDGCHVGLTGPFRPKTDCSYTTGRRTVVLFGDSHALQWFPTMEAIARKNGWRLYSFTRSSCSPAQIALDERRAQARYLECDAWRTQVVGRISRLRPALLVVSSSVNYRQVLNGRPADPDAVWQTGWVRTLTTLKRFAGQVRTIADTPFLTVAPADCLSTNPTAVSRCAVPRADVLPEPRWRSQQRAISVAADVPVIDPVPWLCTTRCPLIVGDTLVYRDSNHLTEAYARLLAPVLEPHLR, encoded by the coding sequence GTGCACCGGGCCGACATCGAGGGGCTGCGGGCCGTCGCGGTGCTGCTCGTCGTCCTGGCCCACGCCGGTGTGCCGGGGCTGGCCGGCGGGTTCATCGGGGTCGACGTCTTCTTCGTGATCTCCGGATTCCTGATCACCGGACTGCTCCGCCGCGAGTACGCGAAGACCGGACGGGTCCGGCTGGCCCGGTTCTACGCGCGGCGGGCGGTCCGGCTGCTGCCGCTCGCCACCCTGGTGATCGTGGTGACCCTGGCCGGGGCCTGGTACCTGGCGCCACCGGTGCGCTTCGCCACCTGGGCCGGCGATGCCCTGGCCGCGGCCACTTACACGATGAATGTGCGCCTGGACACCGGCGGGACCGACTACTTCGGTGACCCGTCGCCGTCGCCGTTCCAGCACTTCTGGTCACTCGCCGTCGAGGAGCAGTTCTACCTGCTGTGGCCGCTGCTGGTGGCCCGGGGACGGTTCGGGCCGGTGCTGATGGCGGCGGTCACGGTCGGTTCGTTCGCCTGGAGCCTGCACGACACCTCGTATTTCGGCACCGCCGGCCGGGCCTGGGAACTCGGCGCCGGAGCACTGCTCGCCCTGGTCGTGACCAGGCGCCGGCCCCGGCTCGGCTGGGCCGGACTGGCCGCGATCGGCGCCGCCGCCGTCCTCTTCGACGAGACGACCCGGTTCCCCGGTACCGCGGCCCTGCTGCCCGTCCTCGGTGCCGTCGCGGTCATCGCGGCAGGTGGCAACCGGCTCCTGTGCACCGGGCCGATGCGCTGGCTGGGCCGCATGTCGTACGGCTGGTACCTGTGGCACTGGCCGCTCCTGCTCGTCGCCCCGGCCGGTCCGACCGCCCGGATCGCGGTCGCCGTCGCCGCGCTGGGGCTCGCCGTCGTCAGCCATCACCTGCTGGAGAATCCGGTGCGGCATCATCGCGTGTGGACCGTACGGCCCGGGCGGGGACTGCTCCTCGGCCTCGGCCTCTCCGTCACGGCCGCCACCCTGGCCGGCTTCGGCATCCTCCACCCGCCGGAGATCCCGGCCCGGGGTGTCGCGCCCGACGCCGGGAAGGCCATCGCCGCCGCGCCGGACCCGGCCGGCGCCCTCACCCGGATGCTCACCGCCGGGGTCACCGCCACCGACCTGCCCCGCAACCTGCGGCCCACCTTCGACGGCGCGGCCCGGCAACGGCTCGCACCCCAACTCGACGGCTGTCACGTCGGTCTGACCGGACCGTTCCGGCCGAAGACCGACTGCTCGTACACCACCGGCCGGCGGACCGTGGTCCTCTTCGGCGACTCGCACGCCCTCCAGTGGTTCCCGACGATGGAGGCGATCGCCCGCAAGAACGGGTGGCGGCTCTACAGCTTCACCCGCAGCTCGTGCAGCCCCGCCCAGATCGCCCTCGACGAACGCCGGGCACAGGCCCGCTACCTGGAATGCGACGCGTGGCGTACCCAGGTCGTCGGCCGGATCAGCCGGCTCCGCCCGGCGCTGCTGGTGGTGTCGTCCAGCGTCAACTACCGGCAGGTGCTCAACGGCCGGCCCGCCGATCCGGACGCCGTCTGGCAGACCGGCTGGGTCCGCACCCTGACCACGCTGAAGCGTTTCGCCGGCCAGGTTCGGACGATCGCCGACACGCCCTTCCTCACGGTCGCCCCGGCTGACTGCCTCAGCACCAACCCGACCGCCGTCTCCCGCTGCGCGGTGCCCCGGGCCGACGTGCTGCCCGAACCCCGATGGCGCTCCCAGCAGCGCGCCATCTCGGTGGCCGCCGACGTCCCGGTGATCGACCCGGTCCCCTGGCTGTGCACGACCAGATGCCCGCTGATCGTCGGCGACACCCTCGTGTACCGGGACAGCAACCACTTGACCGAGGCCTACGCCCGGCTCCTGGCCCCGGTACTGGAGCCGCACCTCCGGTAG
- a CDS encoding class I SAM-dependent methyltransferase yields MSKLSRIRRRLPRLTGPQVVVMVAAGVVCAGAAATALTGRTGIATALLALLGGIILTGLMLLFRRLARVQKAGLAAQRDLRTTVEEMQRRLVAAVERERLTAGDRHLELAEAIARVKQLTDRKAGSAQVLGLPREFEATVQLFQGFTPRAPMPSSGDFALNPTDLLELLHLIRTRRPRLVLELGSGTSSVWIAYALEKAGGRLVSLDHDGGYAARTRAALAAHGLSDIAVVRDAPLTPAAIDGRDYPWYDPEALADLHDIDFVLIDGPPAATGADARYPAMHMIEKRLADRATIVFDDAGRADEQAAMAAWTERFTGLTREGELLGRHAVLAFTRPPAMAAARA; encoded by the coding sequence ATGAGCAAATTGAGCCGCATCCGTCGACGGCTGCCGCGTCTCACCGGCCCTCAGGTCGTGGTGATGGTGGCCGCCGGCGTCGTCTGCGCCGGTGCCGCGGCCACCGCGCTCACCGGCCGGACCGGGATCGCGACCGCCCTGCTGGCCCTGCTCGGCGGCATCATCCTGACCGGGCTGATGCTGCTGTTCCGGCGGCTCGCCCGAGTGCAGAAGGCCGGCCTGGCCGCCCAGCGCGACCTGCGGACCACCGTCGAGGAGATGCAGCGCCGCCTGGTCGCCGCGGTCGAACGGGAACGCCTCACCGCCGGTGATCGGCACCTCGAACTGGCCGAGGCCATCGCCCGGGTCAAACAACTCACCGACCGCAAGGCCGGCTCCGCCCAGGTGCTCGGCCTGCCCCGCGAGTTCGAGGCCACCGTGCAGCTGTTCCAGGGCTTCACACCGCGGGCCCCGATGCCGTCCTCCGGCGACTTCGCGCTCAACCCGACCGACCTGCTGGAACTGCTGCACCTGATCCGTACCCGCCGGCCCCGTCTGGTCTTGGAACTCGGCAGCGGCACCTCGTCGGTGTGGATCGCCTACGCCCTGGAGAAGGCCGGCGGCCGGCTGGTCTCCCTCGACCATGACGGTGGTTACGCGGCCCGGACCCGCGCCGCGCTCGCGGCCCACGGCCTTTCCGACATCGCGGTGGTACGGGACGCGCCGCTCACCCCGGCCGCGATCGACGGGCGCGACTACCCGTGGTACGACCCGGAAGCGCTCGCCGACCTGCACGACATCGACTTCGTACTGATCGACGGCCCGCCCGCGGCCACCGGGGCGGACGCCCGCTACCCGGCCATGCACATGATCGAGAAGCGGCTCGCCGACCGCGCCACCATCGTGTTCGACGACGCCGGCCGGGCCGACGAGCAGGCCGCCATGGCCGCCTGGACCGAACGGTTCACCGGCCTGACCCGGGAGGGCGAACTGCTCGGCCGGCACGCGGTGCTGGCGTTCACCAGGCCGCCGGCGATGGCTGCCGCCCGCGCCTGA